From one Dysidea avara chromosome 9, odDysAvar1.4, whole genome shotgun sequence genomic stretch:
- the LOC136265837 gene encoding tRNA-splicing endonuclease subunit Sen15-like — protein MAGDNVQLHASLVTSLHLSEVKKWSNVELKHCSELNMTYLCARDQQQELRCVLPLSASHVISIDMLSGGLGQLCGDIKSFILAVVDDDSTIAYYNIFKDIHPPDLPNRETRNYKQ, from the exons ATGGCGGGAGATAATGTACAACTCCACGCCTCATTAGTGACTAGCCTCCATCTAAGTGAAG TGAAGAAATGGAGTAACGTGGAACTGAAGCATTGTAGTGAACTAAATATGACTTACCTGTGTGCCAGAGACCAGCAACag GAATTACGTTGTGTACTACCGTTGTCAGCGAGTCACGTGATCAGCATAGACAT GTTGAGTGGTGGATTAGGCCAGTTGTGTGGAGACATCAAGAG TTTTATATTGGCTGTAGTGGATGATGATTCTACAATAGCTTATTACAACATATTCAAAGATATTCACCCCCCAGACCTGCCAAACAGAGAAACACGAAACTACAAACAGTGA